The following are encoded in a window of Castanea sativa cultivar Marrone di Chiusa Pesio chromosome 9, ASM4071231v1 genomic DNA:
- the LOC142609150 gene encoding uncharacterized protein LOC142609150 → MGVDPADYIMEAAMNQVKGSGSQQETQSRWDSVEDSRTSGGVRIIIFNNTLLFPVVVSFCLMSKGKENVGSKQFRWLPPMHTTMLTVLAEEATKGNKPSNTFKPGSFATVAKAISEQFRVKCHPSYVENRLRTLRTMWTTIQTLQKKSGFDWDDSLKMIMCDAKTYQEEVMAHRKHADFLNKKIEMYDELAIVVGKDLATGSFAKSYVDIDIEQDNVESIEMVADNGEEGVVDKGKNVVESSTTGSTISKSRKRGRAPPSDDSVWTDLSNQLKEIVVALKEINRGPVDFNSLYSEVMAIAADGYSEDMLATAFDHLCENKKAARGFLAKNAKLRKLWMDSYLFTRL, encoded by the exons ATGGGGGTTGATCCTGCTGACTATATTATGGAAGCTGCAATGAACCAAGTAAAGGGTAGTGGCTCTCAACAAGAAACACAGTCACGTTGGGACTCCGTTGAAGACAGTAGA ACTTCTGGTGGTGTAAGGATCATTATTTTCAACAATACATTGTTATTTCCAGTAGTTGTTTCGTTCTGTT TAATGtcgaaagggaaagaaaatgtGGGTAGTAAGCAATTCCGATGGTTACCGCCAATGCACACGACGATGCTAACTGTACTTGCCGAAGAGGCCACGAAGGGCAACAAGCCCTCAAACACTTTTAAGCCCGGTTCCTTCGCTACTGTCGCCAAGGCGATATCTGAACAGTTTAGGGTCAAGTGCCACCCCTCGTATGTTGAGAATCGGTTGCGTACTTTGAGGACAATGTGGACTACCATTCAAACTCTTCAAAAGAAGAGTGGGTTCGATTGGGATGATAGCTTAAAAATGATCATGTGCGATGCGAAGACGTACCAAGAGGAAGTTATG GCGCATCGTAAGCATGCTGATTTTTTGAACAAGAAGATAGAGATGTATGATGAGTTGGCCATTGTAGTGGGTAAGGATTTGGCCACAGGAAGCTTTGCTAAGTCATATGTTGATATTGACATAGAGCAAGACAATGTAGAGAGCATTGAGATGGTGGCTGATAATGGGGAGGAGGGTGTGGTGGATAAGGGGAAGAATGTGGTAGAATCATCCACCACTGGGTCCACAATTTCGAAGTCCCGCAAAAGAGGTCGTGCACCTCCCTCTGATGATAGTGTTTGGACTGATTTGTCTAATCAGCTTAAGGAAATTGTTGTGGCCTTGAAAGAAATCAACCGGGGGCCCGTTGATTTTAATAGTCTTTACTCTGAGGTGATGGCTATAGCGGCGGATGGGTATAGTGAAGATATGCTCGCAACTGCCTTTGACCATCTGTGTGAAAATAAGAAGGCAGCTAGGGGATTTCTGGCCAAGAATGCTAAGCTGAGGAAGCTTTGGATGGATAGTTATTTGTTCACTCGACTTTGA
- the LOC142609800 gene encoding mitotic-spindle organizing protein 1B-like, giving the protein MDPEAARTARESLDLAFHMSNILDTGLDRHTLSVLIALCDLGLNPESLAAVVKELRTEPPPTSSATPTTSTAPSFLP; this is encoded by the coding sequence ATGGATCCGGAGGCTGCTCGAACGGCGAGGGAGTCACTCGACCTTGCATTCCACATGTCGAACATTCTCGACACTGGGCTCGACCGCCACACCCTCTCCGTCCTCATAGCTCTCTGCGACCTCGGTCTCAACCCGGAGTCACTCGCTGCCGTCGTCAAAGAACTCCGAACTGAGCCTCCGCCGACCTCTTCCGCAACCCCAACAACATCTACTGCTCCGTCGTTTCTTCCCTGA
- the LOC142609151 gene encoding limonoid 21-O-acetyltransferse-like, whose translation MAGCLKDVATIECNDQGTYFVEAQVSCPLVDFLIQPNIELLSHFSSIIDPYTTPLALDSMLLIQLTAFSCEGIAMAVCPSHKIIDATSLFTFLQSWTAISRGYGEVALSKFIGGSLLPSRDLPIKPKSNVNSLAQKCTTWRFVFDATKIASLKAKTAGAIGQ comes from the coding sequence ATGGCTGGCTGTCTCAAAGACGTTGCCACCATTGAGTGCAATGACCAAGGGACTTATTTTGTGGAAGCTCAAGTTAGCTGCCCACTTGTGGACTTCCTTATCCAACCTAATATTGAGTTGCTAAGTCATTTTAGTTCCATCATTGATCCTTATACCACACCATTAGCCTTGGATTCTATGTTGCTTATTCAACTCACTGCCTTTAGCTGTGAAGGAATTGCCATGGCTGTATGCCCTTCACACAAGATCATCGACGCAACATCTCTCTTCACATTTCTCCAAAGTTGGACAGCCATTAGTCGTGGATATGGTGAAGTAGCGCTCTCGAAATTCATTGGAGGTTCTTTGTTGCCATCTAGAGATTTGCCCATCAAGCCTAAGTCCAACGTGAATTCCCTGGCTCAAAAATGCACCACATGGAGGTTTGTCTTTGATGCCACAAAGATAGCTAGCCTTAAGGCCAAAACTGCTGGTGCAATTGGGCAATAG
- the LOC142610909 gene encoding serine carboxypeptidase-like 46 isoform X2, which produces MQFHQEWMVIGIICASLVQIFMTVESFRIDDKITSLPGQPQVSFQQFSGYISVDEKQNRALFYYFVEAESQPGSKPLVLWLNGGPGCSSVESAFLEHGPFKVRGDNLVRNEYNWNKEANMLYLESPAGVGFSYSADKSFYTHVNDEITENMLYLESPAGVGFSDTANKSSYTHVNDEITARDNLIFLQRWFAKYPEYRDTDFFIAGVSYAGHYVPQLAQLIIQSNLKINLKGIAVGNPLLDFTVDLNWPYEYYWSHGLISDDIYQHVTKVCNGSAQFMRGIINQEGSESACIAVTLQIQQLTDTIDPFDVTGDICPSPQAENKELVCGQGITEKYLNRKDVQKALHAQLVGIKEWGFCQDVEVLQYDTTNLGIPTIGVLGSLVKSGIRAFVYSGDQDSRIPFTGSRTHVDKLAKELGLKTTVPYRAWFEGKQVGGWTQVYGETQLSFAIIRGASHLAPLTQPARSFSLFKAFLAGKPLPNA; this is translated from the exons ATGCAGTTTCATCAGGAATGGATGGTCATAGGCATAATATGTGCATCCTTGGTGCAGATTTTTATGACTGTGGAGTCTTTTCGCATAGATGATAAAATCACAAGTCTGCCGGGGCAACCACAAGTCAGTTTCCAACAATTTTCCGGCTACATCTCCgttgatgaaaaacaaaacagagCTCTTTTCTACTACTTTGTTGAAGCTGAATCACAGCCAGGTTCAAAGCCTCTTGTTCTCTGGCTAAATGGAG GGCCTGGTTGTTCGTCTGTTGAATCGGCTTTCCTTGAGCATGGCCCCTTTAAAGTGAGAGGAGACAATCTGGTCAGGAATGAGTACAACTGGAATAAAG AAGCAAATATGTTGTACCTCGAGTCACCGGCAGGAGTTGGTTTCTCTTACTCGGCTGATAAATCATTTTACACCCATGTGAATGATGAGATTACAG AAAATATGTTGTACCTCGAGTCACCAGCAGGAGTTGGTTTCTCTGACACGGCTAATAAATCATCTTACACCCATGTGAACGATGAGATTACAG CACGAGACAATCTTATATTTCTGCAACGCTGGTTTGCCAAATATCCAGAATACCGAGACACAGATTTTTTTATCGCAGGAGTGAGTTACGCAG GTCACTATGTGCCTCAACTCGCCCAGCTCATTATTCAGTCCAATTTGAAGATCAATTTGAAGGGGATAGCT GTAGGGAATCCTCTTCTGGATTTCACCGTTGATTTAAACTGGCCATACGAGTATTACTGGTCTCACGGCTTGATATCAGATGACATTTATCAACATGTCACTAAAGTTTGTAATGGTTCAGCTCAGTTCATGAGAGGAATCATAAACCAAGAAGGAAGTGAATCAGCTTGTATTGCTGTAACTTTACAAATCCAACAACTTACTGACACCATCGACCCTTTCGATGTCACCGGTGACATTTGTCCATCACCT CAAGCTGAAAATAAGGAACTTGTCTGTGGACAAGGTATCACAGAAAAGTATTTAAACAGGAAAGACGTGCAGAAGGCTCTCCATGCCCAACTCGTTGGAATCAAAGAATGGGGTTTCTGCCAAGA TGTCGAAGTTCTACAATATGATACGACAAATTTAGGAATACCTACAATTGGTGTCTTAGGCTCACTTGTGAAGTCCGGCATCCGGGCCTTTGTTTACAG TGgagatcaagattcaagaattcCATTTACCGGGTCTCGAACACATGTAGATAAATTAGCAAAGGAGCTGGGTCTGAAAACAACTGTGCCATACAGAGCATGGTTCGAGGGAAAACAG GTTGGTGGATGGACGCAAGTATATGGTGAAACCCAGCTATCTTTTGCCATCATAAGAGGAGCTTCACACTTAGCTCCATTAACGCAACCAGCGAGatcattttctttgtttaagGCATTTCTTGCAGGAAAACCACTGCCAAATGCATGA
- the LOC142610909 gene encoding serine carboxypeptidase-like 46 isoform X1: MQFHQEWMVIGIICASLVQIFMTVESFRIDDKITSLPGQPQVSFQQFSGYISVDEKQNRALFYYFVEAESQPGSKPLVLWLNGGPGCSSVESAFLEHGPFKVRGDNLVRNEYNWNKEANMLYLESPAGVGFSYSADKSFYTHVNDEITEENMLYLESPAGVGFSDTANKSSYTHVNDEITARDNLIFLQRWFAKYPEYRDTDFFIAGVSYAGHYVPQLAQLIIQSNLKINLKGIAVGNPLLDFTVDLNWPYEYYWSHGLISDDIYQHVTKVCNGSAQFMRGIINQEGSESACIAVTLQIQQLTDTIDPFDVTGDICPSPQAENKELVCGQGITEKYLNRKDVQKALHAQLVGIKEWGFCQDVEVLQYDTTNLGIPTIGVLGSLVKSGIRAFVYSGDQDSRIPFTGSRTHVDKLAKELGLKTTVPYRAWFEGKQVGGWTQVYGETQLSFAIIRGASHLAPLTQPARSFSLFKAFLAGKPLPNA; the protein is encoded by the exons ATGCAGTTTCATCAGGAATGGATGGTCATAGGCATAATATGTGCATCCTTGGTGCAGATTTTTATGACTGTGGAGTCTTTTCGCATAGATGATAAAATCACAAGTCTGCCGGGGCAACCACAAGTCAGTTTCCAACAATTTTCCGGCTACATCTCCgttgatgaaaaacaaaacagagCTCTTTTCTACTACTTTGTTGAAGCTGAATCACAGCCAGGTTCAAAGCCTCTTGTTCTCTGGCTAAATGGAG GGCCTGGTTGTTCGTCTGTTGAATCGGCTTTCCTTGAGCATGGCCCCTTTAAAGTGAGAGGAGACAATCTGGTCAGGAATGAGTACAACTGGAATAAAG AAGCAAATATGTTGTACCTCGAGTCACCGGCAGGAGTTGGTTTCTCTTACTCGGCTGATAAATCATTTTACACCCATGTGAATGATGAGATTACAG AAGAAAATATGTTGTACCTCGAGTCACCAGCAGGAGTTGGTTTCTCTGACACGGCTAATAAATCATCTTACACCCATGTGAACGATGAGATTACAG CACGAGACAATCTTATATTTCTGCAACGCTGGTTTGCCAAATATCCAGAATACCGAGACACAGATTTTTTTATCGCAGGAGTGAGTTACGCAG GTCACTATGTGCCTCAACTCGCCCAGCTCATTATTCAGTCCAATTTGAAGATCAATTTGAAGGGGATAGCT GTAGGGAATCCTCTTCTGGATTTCACCGTTGATTTAAACTGGCCATACGAGTATTACTGGTCTCACGGCTTGATATCAGATGACATTTATCAACATGTCACTAAAGTTTGTAATGGTTCAGCTCAGTTCATGAGAGGAATCATAAACCAAGAAGGAAGTGAATCAGCTTGTATTGCTGTAACTTTACAAATCCAACAACTTACTGACACCATCGACCCTTTCGATGTCACCGGTGACATTTGTCCATCACCT CAAGCTGAAAATAAGGAACTTGTCTGTGGACAAGGTATCACAGAAAAGTATTTAAACAGGAAAGACGTGCAGAAGGCTCTCCATGCCCAACTCGTTGGAATCAAAGAATGGGGTTTCTGCCAAGA TGTCGAAGTTCTACAATATGATACGACAAATTTAGGAATACCTACAATTGGTGTCTTAGGCTCACTTGTGAAGTCCGGCATCCGGGCCTTTGTTTACAG TGgagatcaagattcaagaattcCATTTACCGGGTCTCGAACACATGTAGATAAATTAGCAAAGGAGCTGGGTCTGAAAACAACTGTGCCATACAGAGCATGGTTCGAGGGAAAACAG GTTGGTGGATGGACGCAAGTATATGGTGAAACCCAGCTATCTTTTGCCATCATAAGAGGAGCTTCACACTTAGCTCCATTAACGCAACCAGCGAGatcattttctttgtttaagGCATTTCTTGCAGGAAAACCACTGCCAAATGCATGA